One Hevea brasiliensis isolate MT/VB/25A 57/8 chromosome 6, ASM3005281v1, whole genome shotgun sequence genomic window, TGGCCGAATTGAACtagcattttctttttcttccttcactCTTCCTCGAGTGCCCAACCACtcatcttttccttttctctctcctccctttcCCTCACCACTGACCACAACCTCCCCTGTCTTCCTCCCTCGTCGACACACCTCCGGCGCCCCTCCCCTGCCGCTGTCGCCCCTTTTTCCAGCCAGAAACGCGGCCCAAAAACTCTCCTCACGCACGCCGCGACCCTTCACATTTTCTCACCATTTTCGGCGATTCTGGCCACTAATCGGACTGGGTCTTGTCCCCTTTTTATTTTACACATCGTAACTTTTCCATAGAcacaaattttttgaattttcatCCAGCTATTTGTGCGAATCGAGCCCCACAAGTTTTTGCTCTTTTTGATTTCTGAACTAAATTTCTCTCAAACTGTAAATCCTACTAAAAATCTGAGACCAGCAGCACGTCATACACGTCGAGAGCTTTGCAACGACACCAATTTGAAATTTTTCCAACACCAAAAATTTGGTGAGTCTCACGAACTTGTCAGTAATTTTTTGGGTCTTTAATgagtctttttaattaaataaaaattatattctaacttttgatgtTGTGTACTTCGCGTAGGCATTTTTGTTTCGAAGAAATTCCAACAATAATCGGGACTGTAATTTCGGGCCAGACATGAGGGCTGCCGGACCCACTTTGGAAGTGGATCAATATTTCAGTGCTTTCCACCATTTTCAGATACCCCCAAAGCATTTCAAGTATCAGAATTGGCGTAGGTGAATCCGAActctaaatttctttttttttttttttacctaatgttgaacttaaaataaaatccataaaatatttgtggatagctagaaaattttaattctaattgcaaTAGTAGAATGACATTGTTAAGGACTACAgagaataattataaattttttgggGTTAAATTggataatttttgtaaaatattagttttaagctAAATAATTGAATGGTGTAATAATATGAGAATTGTTTGGTTTGGCAGGCCCAGGAGGGGCATTATGCTGTTGTTGTGTTGTGGGCCTAAGGCCTTCTAAATTGAGAAGTGTTAGTTGAgtgttttgcaggttgggtaagtcttAGGTACAGGGAAAACTCTACCGAATTTCTGGCATAAACCTATGGTGTTTTAGACTCTTTGGTCTTTAATTAGAGTTGATATTGATAAATTTCTTGAATATGATTGtttaggtgatcaaagtcaacctTCCTCGTCTTCTCAGCCGCCCTAGTGACATTTTGATAATCTGTGAgtttgatattgattttatttataatttcaatattattaatttgtaTTTAAGGTATGCTCACACATTTACTTATATGTATGTACATAATTTGTTAAATGCTAGGCACGCCCCTTTGCTGCATATATTGTTGAATTTGTTTGTGGAATTTGCtttaagataatttggagcttTGTGTGTGTGTTGGCATGAGTATGATGTGGATATgaatatggataggatgggtagtcatggctggagcttgactcactgggactcgatccttatatatggataagtcgggtGAGCAcagttttgagttgatctcgctgacccctgCACTTGAATTATTAAGTAAAAGTCCGGCTTAAATTGACCTCGCTGGTAGGCtttagattaagagagctatatagggataaactcccatatatgtattgatgtGACTAATGGGTGCATGCgtactccaaattatcttttatgCGAATATTGGTTGAATTATTCTGAACTATGTGAACGTGTCACATTTCATACATAGgaatgcattagttttagatggttatagaaattatacttaaaatctATATCTTATTCTCTAAATTGAACGTTCACTcttgttcaactatttttccttAGGTAACAGGTGGCTTATTATGTGATTAACCTGTTTTCTTCTCTCGCAGGTTTAAACAAAAAATATGATGTCTTGCTTTTattgtcttttaattaaatttagaatTCAGCATGAATCAAtagttgtatttttattttatttagattGTAATAACTTAATTCTAGAGTTGTAAAACTAATCATGTGAGATGTTTATTATTGATAATGGAGGAAGCTGAGCTCCCAGTGTTGCTGTGTGTGATTTGAGGATTGTGAGAGTGAACTGAGCTTtccatattattgttttatttatttacaagTCGGGTGAGTTAATACTCCCTgttggatagtccaatttatATTCGGACtctatctgtttgttttcttgaaattgggctattAGAGATAGTTAGGCTTAGGTTTCGAAGGACTTATGCTGACCTAAATTCTAGTGCTGGTTTGGCCCATAAATCGGATCGTGACACATCATGTTGATTTTAGTCAAAACGTTCTCTCAATATCTAAAATGGTAACTTTCATAAACCACTTTCTCAAACTTTAAAcactagtataaatattataccatcaaatagtataaataaaaaatatagtgTTTTGATTATGATTAAAATACTAAATGTTACTTTAAAGCTAAAGCAGAATAAAAGATTTTTTAATCCCTAATCTATTGACAAGTTTATGTTTTCTATAGGCGCATCACACTTGTTATAAAAGGgtcaatattaataaaaatacttaagTATGGAGTCCTGAAAATGGTTTTAGCCTTTCTTGTATCTGTTTTAACCTCATTCTTAGTTTCTAATAAACACACtttattctttaattaatttattatctaattttattacTATATATAACCTCATTCTTAGTTTCTAATAAACATACtttattctttaattaatttattatctaattttattagtatatatatttttaaaatttattatagtttgttgattatattattttttaataaatattatgcatattaattttttttatcaaagataAATTTCATTAACAATCATTTAACTTTACAGATAGAGACCTCCCAGCAAATTAAGAATATGAGACACAGCAAATCCAGCTCATACATGATAGCCTATAGCCCCATAACACAAGAATAGTTTTCAACTTTTTAGTCTCTCAATGGAAGAACTATGTGAGGTGCCTTAATGATTACCATTTTACAAATGTTAATACTTTTACACATTTTTATGAATATTTTGATAGTTTCAAGCTTCTCATAATGGGAATGGCAAATGCATATCcatttgaaaaagaaaaaagcaAAAAGATAGTCATaccttcaaattttattttacttattttCTAAAAGAACTTAAATATTTTACTCATCACATAAtatctatataaaaaataaaatatttattattattattattattattattattattattatagtcaATTTCATTTCTTCTCAAATAGAAAAGATCCAATTTGAAATCTCCATCCCACTAAAGATAAGGGTgcaatttggatttttttttttctattatcaaTTTGATAAATGTATTAAAGGAAAACTTActatttaattcttgaattttgactgatattataatttaatctttacattttgaaaattgaaCGATTTATTCTCTTACTTATACTTTTGTCAAAATTAGAAGTTCTTCTCTCTAATGTTACCATAAGTATAAGTGAAAAgacaaatatattatttattcaattaagaaaaatttattatttgactCTTTAAGTtggattaatattataatttgatcttcatattttgaaaattaaacgATTTAATCTCtcacttatgtttctcttcaataaaaattaattgttattaaataaattaatttttttctattttataaaagaattcaagaaaaaaatttaataagaataaaattaataagaaaaaaaataaattttaataatttcaataattattaaatacatggactaaattatttaattttaaaatatagtaaCTAAATTATAACATCATTCAAAATTTTGAAaccatataataaatattttttaattaaataaggaGATATTGACATTTTTATTTAAACGATCGACAATATTAAATAAAAGGATTTTAATTTTGACTGAACTACAAATGAGAGATTAAATCgttcaatttaaaaaatataaagatcGAATAATAATAtcgattaaaataaaaaattaaatattaaattgccTTATactaaaataaattgaaatttatccctattattaatttaaatattttattttttaaagttttCAACACAAGCTTTAACGTGTTAATGTATTTGTTTGATATTATTAAGATTTATATTTTCAAATATTCTTGTTAAGCAGTGAACTGAGAATAAATTTAAACAGTGGGCGAACCTACATGCGCTTCTTATTCGGTCACAGGCAAACGAAACGTGTCACATAACAAGTGGACATTCACTGTCTTATAACAGTAGATTCATTTTGATGTTCTCATCACTCGCCAGAGCCCAGAAGTAGCCtctccaatctccatcactctgcAAAATTACTTTTAAgagcccctctctctctctctcccgctTGTCAATTCTGATCCTTGGATCAAGGAAGTAATCTTTAATTCGACTTTTGCCCATTATTTTATCTCTCTATTGCATTTTACTCCTACACTTGTTTTGGTCCTTTCATGCTCAATCTGATATGGGTGAGAAGTGAAGGTTTAGGTTCATATGATCAAACTTGGATCTTAGTTTATTGGATTAGTCTACTTGGGTCCGTGTTTGTGTTGCTTTGTGCTTCTTTTGTACAGATGATGAATTTTAATCCTTCTAAGCTTTCGGATAGTGTTATTTGCATCATGTTATGGTTTTAGCTGCTGGTTTTTGTTTGGATTTGGATGCAGTTTAGTAATTTGTTAATGTGTGATGCCGTTTGTTTGGCTCTAGTGTGTATATACTGCTGTTTGTGCCGACTAACCGTTTGAAAAATTTATTAGGAGGTGAGGATACTATTGAAATTTgtctttttattaatatttactcTTATATATGTGGTCTGAATTTGTTGCAAGAAAAACCAGAGGAAAATGACAGGTGATAGGGTGAAAAAGTTTTTGCTCTTTTGCTTTGCTTTTTAAGgagttatttatttgaaatgaatttatttatttgtggACGATGGGTGGATTTGCTGGGGTGGTACGGGTGGTTTTCTGAGATTGTAGTAACTTGAATGAAGATGTTCTTTAATTGGTTTTACTGTTTTAGCCAAAAAAGAttgggtattttaattttattttttttaattggttttcAGCTCAATTTTTTAAGATAGAGAATAATTTTAGATGGGTTTTGAATATAATGGTGAATGATGCTATGTGGCAGTGGATTTAGATGAAGGAATTGAAATAGCTGAGAGCTCTGCTGGACAAGAGTTGGTTCTACCAGAAAATGATTCTATTGTGCAGGGAGGTGATTCAATTGTAGAACCACAAGAAGGTATGGAATTTGAATCTGAAGACGCTGCCAAGATATTTTATGATGAATATGCTCGGCAAGTAGGATTCGTCATGCGCGTGATGTCTTGTCGTCGTTCTGAAAGAGATGGAAGAATTCTTGCCCGTCGACTTGGTTGTAATAAGGAGGGTTATTGTGTTAGCATTCGAGGCAAATTTGGGAATGTTCGAAAGCCACGTACTAGTACAAGAGAAGGTTGTAAGGCAATGATTCATGTTAAGTTTGATAAGTCTGGAAAGTGGATCATAACAAAATTTGTCAAGGAGCATAATCATCCTCTTGTAGTGGCTCCACGTGAAGCTCGTCAAACAATGGTGAgttatccttgtgttatttaatTGTAATATGCTGCATTCTTGCCATCCTCTATTTATGTTACTTTGATAGGTAAATCTATTAACATTTTAATCTTAGGTTAATTAGAAACTTCATATGAAGTAACTTTTAAGGCGTACACAGTTGTTTTTTGAAGAAAGTTTATGTTATATATTCTTTGTATGATTGATAACTGTATGTCTTCTGTGATTTGATTAGTCAATAGGGCAGGGATCTAACCAAAACATTACATGAGCTTTCACTGCTGGCTTAATTTCCATCCTATCAAACTCTAAAAACTGATGACATCTCTTTCAATGAGGGAAAGAAAAACTCATTACTTGTAAACAGCATTAGTATCAGAATCAGCCCCCTAAAATTGACTTGTTTTACATAATTTTAATAGAAAGCCATTCAATCCTACTGCCCTAAACTCTTGCATGTATTTTCTATAATATCTTCTACCAAATAACCCTTTTTGTTTTAATTACTAAAACCCTTTGAGTTTTGAAGcatatactttaatttttttgcttCAAAATTAGTCACTTATTATATAAATTGAGATCAATGAAAAGTGTAAAAATTAAAGGAACAAAGTATTTTTGATAGAAGAAACAAGGATTAAAGTccaatcaaatttcaaaatttcatagAACGAAGTATGGTCAAATTTAAAATCAACGGAAAAAATTCAGTTTTATACATCAAGGACTAAAGTTTAGAGTTGTTAACAATCTTTAGGGAGAAAAGTATCTAAAACGGTTTGGATGCAAGTGTATGCTAAAGCTCAGGGTTTTAGTCATTTTCCGTACTTAttatctttgattttttttttttagtttgctTTCTAGGACTCATGCAGCTGTGTTTTCATTGACCTAAGAGCCAGAAAGAGAGATTTTCTTTTCTAGTTTACCAaggattctattttcttttttttccttttctcactTACAAAAGCCTGGAATTGTAATTTAATTCCTTCATTCTTAGACCACTGCATTCAAAATACTAGGCAGCTGAAAAGCTGTGCAAATTTCAATAGAATGATACAACAATTGTATTATACAAAAGAATTAGAGCAAAAAAATTAGGATTCTTTATAGGAGATGTTGACAATGGAAGTTATTCGTTCATCAGTTCAAGAAAAAATGATAATGGATGCATTATATTGAAAAACAATTGAAATGGCTATTTTTACTGAAGAAGAAAGCTTGTTCTTTTATTCAAAATCCCTAATGGCtgaacaaattgaaattttgcttgCAATGTGTTGGGTATACATTAATGATCTCACCCCTTTTCAGATCATACGAATTATCTGAATAGGTGTGAAGATTTCATCGAGAAGTAAAATTAGAGCCACAGGAAATATTCTTCTGATTATAGCAACATTATAGAGTTAGTATGAAAGATCTCAGGAATTGGATGACAGAGATGGTATTAAAGATGATTCATCTTTTAAGACATCCTGGTTGGCCAATAACTATTAAAATCTTGGTGCAACCATACAAATTCTATGTGAAGGTGAGCTGGCAATCTTTATCCATAGATTTGTTTGTAGATGACTTTCTATTAGAGGAGATATGAGGGGCTTGATGATGAAACAATGGCAAGGCCGTATGGAGAACTTGTTAAACGTTGGCATTTGCAATCAGTAGTTCGAAAGCTAACATACTAGGTCTTTTTCCCATATTCTGTTGTTCCCATTTCATTGTGCATTTATTGTCTTTTGTGCCTAGTAGCTTATAATACAGTTTGTGGTTAGGTTGAATTACATGGTTCACATGTGTTGTCAATCAAGTTATTGAGTTTCCAAAGCTGTGAAATGATATTAGAAAAATCAGGTCCATTATTGTGAAACTTATATGATGGTTCCTTGGAGGTTCAAttcaaattagtgacctaaaagcTCATTACAAGAAGATTCTTCTTAGTAAGATCTTCATCAATCTAGAATTAATGCTAACGAGAAATTTCTAGTGGTTGAAAATGCTAACCATTGGAAGAAACATAATGAAGAATGTTGTTGCCTTATTATGTGGGGTCCTGAAAGTGAGTATGGAGACATTTTTACCCTTAAGTAATTTTGTGACGAGGGCTGTTTTTGAGGCTTGTCTGTACCATTGTAGTCAAAAGCCAAAAATTAAAGTAGTAATAATCTTCCATTTTCAAGAAAGGACCAAGAACTtagattctctctctctctcttttttttttattatgtggATTTGATATGCAGTCTCCTTTATTTTCAAGGCTAATATGTTTAATGGATTAAATTGCtatattcttttctttctcttattAATTCACCTCCATCGTTGTGGTATTGCTGTAATTGTTGTAGATTTTACGAATATTTTTGAATTGGAgaaattcaaaatttcaaatattcAAGTATTAGCTTCAGACTATTCGAAATCCCATGCAGATCAGGAGGACTAATAAACAAAATTTGGTTGAAAGTCTTTAGCTTAACCATACAACTCAACTCTTAGTCTCAAACAGCCTCAGTTTCTTTGTTTATATAGATCCTTTTTCTCCATTTTGCTAAGCGTAGGATCTAAATATGTTTAGCAGAGAACATTCATTACAATTTTGAATGAGCATTGGGAGTTATCATATTGTGGAATTAAGAACTTCCCTAAGGGCTTTTAGAATTCTCATTCTAGTCATATGAGGGATATTTTTTACTGTTTTGTGGGAGAGTTAATGTTCAAATGGAAATTTAAACTGGCAGACATTCCATATTTGCTTTGTTcacatttttttaattatgttttcATCTGTTTGACTTTTCTTAATATTTACAGGCATACGTATTCTGTATCTATTTGTCTTGTGATTGGTAAAAACCAGGGAATCTTGCTTGTTGACTATGCAAATTGATACCATTGCATGTTTGCTTTAGTCAAACCAATGATGATAAGTTTGCAGATATAAAATGTAATCTAAAGGTTGTGTTATTCCCTTTGTAGAGTGAAAAGGACAAGAAAATTCAGGAATTAACCATGGAGCTGCGGAATAAGAAGCGCCTATGTGCCACGTATCAAGAACAGCTAACTGCATTTATGAAAATTGTTGAAGAACATAGTGAGCGGCTATCCAAGAAAGTTCAAAATGTAGTAAGAAATCTTAAAGAATTCGAGTCTATAGAGCACGAGCTTCTGCAGCCTAGAGAGTCTCTACAATTTGGACCAAGTAGGTAAACATCATTCTCCAAGTCATTTAGTTGTGCAATattttttcttccttttccctTGCCACTTCATTACTACTAGACATGCTTAGAAGTAAGAAATTTAGCCATACTAATTATAAATGTGAATACAGGATAGTTTCCTCTTTCCTGATTTGTAATTAATGTCAGTACAACCAATTGGAATAAATTGAGAATCAAGTTGGCTTTGTTGTATCATGTATTAAGTGCAAAAGTTGATGGAGCTGCCATGATATGTTTGACATAAATGCCTGTGGATGGTAATATTTTGGCTTAAGGTTAGTCTTTATGAGGATAGCAATTAATAACAAAGATTTGACAGGATATGTGCTTAACCTTGGCAAATGAGATGTTTCGTACACTAAGTCAccctttttttaatattatagtcCAATTCAATGCAATAGATCGGTTGTATCCAACATCTAATAAATGTACAACTTCATATCATCAAATCATACTTTCATCTAGTACTAATTGAAAACAAGGGTGAATTGGTGTTGATAGCCTTCTTGCAGAAGCTTTGGCATGTGTGTAAACCTTAGCTGTGGATAGTTGAGGAAAACTCTCTCAAGTGAAGCCATTCCTTTCCCAATCTTCCTGTATGTGcatgatttgaaaaattgcaaGGATAGTGTTATAGCTCTCCCCTTctacaaatttatttttttgttaaatcTATTTTTTTGCCATTTTCCTTTTCAAATGTTACTAATTTGTATTCATTAAATCCCTAATTTTGTGATTTTATTCCTAATTTAATCCtcatattttgagaattattaagTTTAGTCTCTCACATTTGATTAAGTCAACTGGTAGATCCTCTGTTCATAATCTGTAAGATTTTCTGTTAATTAATAAGTTTATAGACGAGTTAGATGAGAGAATTTTTTCCCATCCTTTGTTTGTATCTCTCTTCCCCTAATTTAATCCTCTCTCTACTATGTCCTGCTCTCTCCTTATTTCTTTCTTTGTCCTCTTTgaataagaaaattttatcacTTTTAGCTATTTAGGATGTAtttgttttatgaaaaatatttttttgaaaaatatatatatattttttcattttCTAATATATGGGACATTCATGAAAATgtgtaatgaaaaatatttttttgataaaaaaaaatcatttttaataaaaatgaatttttctttttttttttaaagtcattttttagactttgataattttattaaaatataaatatttgtatGTGTATGATttaaatacatattattaattaatattataattaaataataaaaaatattttttatatacaaattattttctcTATAAAATAAATCGGAATCTAATATCTTTAAAGCAGTGGTGTAACGAACTTTGTTTGACGGCTAAGCACTGTATCCATAAGCCACAGGTTCAGGAACAAATTTCAGTCCAAGAAAAGACAAATGAACCAAAAATAAAAATAGCCAAGAGTTCCAATTACCCTGAGGCCTTTTGCCTAGAAGCAGCTATACAACAATTTGTTCCAACAAGTATAATGATGTGCATTCAACATCCACAGGTGGCATACACTGTAATGTTTAAGAAAAAGAATTTTTTCTATTACTAATTCGaaaatattacaaaataatttaaaattaaatttaatgaattttaattataaaatattaattaaataatttttttcaataacatttaaaataattcttTTTGAAAAAATAGTTTTAATCATCTAATATTAATGTCAAATAAGCATTAAACCAGAACTGAGGAACCACTTTGTTCCTAGGATTTGGGTTGGGTTCACATGTCAACAAGGACAACAAAGAAGAATAGCAAAGGATTGTGAATTCGAAAATACATAACAAGTTTGCTAATAAAAAAAAGGTCCATTAGATCTTGAAATTGGCAAAAACATAacctcaaatatatatatatatgggtcaAAGAAATCTTGAAATTGGCCAACAATGACAAAAACAAAaataacaaatcatcaattcatatattttttttttctttcaatgtCAAATGAAAATTAAGTGATAATTGTTAGTTGatatttatattaagtgtttggtaaaactatatttaactattactgttgatatgtgaaatgactaataatggtatatattatataatctattttattattgaaataaatataaaattataaatttattatattatattatattattttattattaaattaaatatacaattattaaattaatatattatatcatttattatattattaaaataaatatataattattaatctattatattatatcattcattttataattgaaatgagaaaataattattattttttaaataattaaataaatttaaaaatataaataaaaaaataaaataattattattgtcgataaaaaaaaacttataattaattttaagtttttagatataaataaatattttatattttatgttattaatacaaaatattttaataaaattaaaatgcattaattaaaatattaaaattataaataaaaaatataaaagtattaataatattaattttcgagTTAAATAAAAAGGAGTTAtatagtcaaaataaaaaataaaatcaaacacCCAACAGGAAAATCAAACACCCTCTAAATAAAATCAACAATTCTAACAtaaaaaacattttttaaaaatattttctttaaaaattattttttaaaaagattTAAAAATATTAGAACTCACGTAttctttttgtaaaattttaagaattatataataatttaattaagagTTATAATATAATACACCCTataaatttttcacttctcacacGTTTATTATATACTAATTTTTTTAAGTGTATTTTCCATGTTATTATTCTCATTatacatatttataatttaatttattttttttatatatgataATACTATTATCATattgttataaatatttatttaattattttaattaaaatattaattttaattaattatatagatttaaattttatTGCCAAACACAGGGGAAccttcataaaatatatatatatatatatatatatatatatatatatatatatatatatatatatatacaggagAGAAACAAAACCATCACATACTCCTCATCGTCCTTTCCATTCGAACAGGAAATTCAATACAATCAAATCAAAGAAAGAAACATAATTACCAAGATAAAAAGATTTTCGGTTTGGTTTTTGAGTTAGTTTGAGTTTTGATTAATTTATAGAATTGAACCCATCATTTTTCTAAttttgacttttcta contains:
- the LOC110650555 gene encoding protein FAR1-RELATED SEQUENCE 2 isoform X3; this encodes MLNLIWVRSEVDLDEGIEIAESSAGQELVLPENDSIVQGGDSIVEPQEGMEFESEDAAKIFYDEYARQVGFVMRVMSCRRSERDGRILARRLGCNKEGYCVSIRGKFGNVRKPRTSTREGCKAMIHVKFDKSGKWIITKFVKEHNHPLVVAPREARQTMSEKDKKIQELTMELRNKKRLCATYQEQLTAFMKIVEEHSERLSKKVQNVVRNLKEFESIEHELLQPRESLQFGPSR
- the LOC110650555 gene encoding protein FAR1-RELATED SEQUENCE 2 isoform X2 gives rise to the protein MLNLIWVRSEGLVDLDEGIEIAESSAGQELVLPENDSIVQGGDSIVEPQEGMEFESEDAAKIFYDEYARQVGFVMRVMSCRRSERDGRILARRLGCNKEGYCVSIRGKFGNVRKPRTSTREGCKAMIHVKFDKSGKWIITKFVKEHNHPLVVAPREARQTMSEKDKKIQELTMELRNKKRLCATYQEQLTAFMKIVEEHSERLSKKVQNVVRNLKEFESIEHELLQPRESLQFGPSR
- the LOC110650555 gene encoding protein FAR1-RELATED SEQUENCE 2 isoform X4; this translates as MVDLDEGIEIAESSAGQELVLPENDSIVQGGDSIVEPQEGMEFESEDAAKIFYDEYARQVGFVMRVMSCRRSERDGRILARRLGCNKEGYCVSIRGKFGNVRKPRTSTREGCKAMIHVKFDKSGKWIITKFVKEHNHPLVVAPREARQTMSEKDKKIQELTMELRNKKRLCATYQEQLTAFMKIVEEHSERLSKKVQNVVRNLKEFESIEHELLQPRESLQFGPSR
- the LOC110650555 gene encoding protein FAR1-RELATED SEQUENCE 2 isoform X1 yields the protein MKMFFNWFYCFSQKRLVDLDEGIEIAESSAGQELVLPENDSIVQGGDSIVEPQEGMEFESEDAAKIFYDEYARQVGFVMRVMSCRRSERDGRILARRLGCNKEGYCVSIRGKFGNVRKPRTSTREGCKAMIHVKFDKSGKWIITKFVKEHNHPLVVAPREARQTMSEKDKKIQELTMELRNKKRLCATYQEQLTAFMKIVEEHSERLSKKVQNVVRNLKEFESIEHELLQPRESLQFGPSR
- the LOC110650555 gene encoding protein FAR1-RELATED SEQUENCE 5 isoform X5, producing the protein MEFESEDAAKIFYDEYARQVGFVMRVMSCRRSERDGRILARRLGCNKEGYCVSIRGKFGNVRKPRTSTREGCKAMIHVKFDKSGKWIITKFVKEHNHPLVVAPREARQTMSEKDKKIQELTMELRNKKRLCATYQEQLTAFMKIVEEHSERLSKKVQNVVRNLKEFESIEHELLQPRESLQFGPSR